The Sphingomonas sp. LY54 genome includes a region encoding these proteins:
- a CDS encoding PilZ domain-containing protein translates to MSDIDDLLPDDRSSAEKRRAPRESVFLLAIVTAFGSGITKHRVRNISASGVCIDQADGLKLGQTVAVALGILGDVGATVMWIDNGLAGLRFAQPIELTAAKSRPKPAHVEQGWGAEPWRRAVPPPPRR, encoded by the coding sequence GTGTCCGATATTGACGATCTCCTGCCCGACGACCGCAGCAGCGCCGAGAAGCGCCGTGCGCCGCGCGAAAGCGTGTTCCTTTTGGCGATCGTCACCGCCTTCGGATCGGGCATCACCAAGCATCGCGTCCGCAACATCTCGGCCAGTGGCGTCTGCATCGACCAGGCCGATGGCCTCAAGCTCGGCCAGACGGTGGCGGTCGCCCTCGGCATCCTCGGAGACGTCGGCGCGACCGTGATGTGGATCGACAACGGTTTGGCGGGCCTCCGTTTCGCTCAGCCGATCGAGCTTACCGCGGCCAAGTCACGCCCCAAGCCAGCCCATGTCGAGCAAGGCTGGGGCGCCGAACCTTGGCGAAGGGCCGTGCCACCGCCGCCGCGGCGATAA
- a CDS encoding DUF1343 domain-containing protein → MKTGLDRLLADPALRAPLAGRRVALLAHPASVTEDLTHSLDALVAAGLNVTAAFGPQHGLRGDKQDNMVESPDYNDPAHGVPVFSLYGEVRRPTGQSMGTFDVMLVDLQDLGCRIYTFITTLLYVLEAAAEHGKTVWVLDRPNPAGRPIEGLTLRPGWESFVGAGPMPMRHGMTLGELGLWFVDHFKLDVDYRVIEMEGYAPDAAPGFGWPMERIWVNPSPNAPNLSMARSYAGTVMLEGATLSEGRGTTRPLELFGAPDIDARAVIAEMQAFAPQWLGGCALREISFEPTFHKHVGKLCHGVHIHPEGAFYEHDAFKPWRLQALAFKAIRRLYPDYELWRDFPYEYEFGKLPIDVINGSPLLREWVDDADAMAADLDALTVPDEQAWAEERRPYLLY, encoded by the coding sequence ATGAAAACAGGCCTCGACCGACTCCTCGCCGATCCCGCTTTGCGCGCGCCGCTTGCCGGCCGCCGCGTCGCGCTTCTCGCCCATCCGGCTTCGGTGACGGAGGACCTCACCCATTCGCTGGACGCCCTGGTGGCAGCCGGGCTCAACGTCACCGCGGCCTTCGGTCCGCAGCATGGGCTGCGGGGCGACAAGCAGGACAATATGGTCGAATCGCCCGACTATAACGATCCGGCCCACGGCGTCCCGGTCTTCAGCCTATACGGTGAGGTGCGCCGGCCGACCGGCCAGTCGATGGGCACGTTCGACGTGATGCTCGTCGATCTGCAGGATCTGGGCTGCCGCATCTACACGTTCATCACGACCTTGCTCTACGTGCTCGAGGCGGCCGCCGAGCACGGCAAGACGGTCTGGGTGCTCGACCGCCCCAATCCCGCCGGCCGCCCGATCGAGGGTCTGACGCTTCGTCCCGGCTGGGAGAGCTTCGTCGGCGCGGGCCCGATGCCGATGCGCCACGGCATGACCTTGGGCGAACTGGGCCTGTGGTTCGTCGATCATTTCAAGCTCGACGTCGATTATCGCGTGATCGAGATGGAGGGCTACGCGCCCGACGCCGCTCCGGGCTTCGGCTGGCCGATGGAGCGGATCTGGGTCAACCCCAGCCCCAACGCGCCCAATCTGTCGATGGCGCGCTCCTATGCCGGCACGGTCATGCTGGAGGGCGCGACTTTGTCGGAGGGCAGGGGGACGACCCGCCCGCTCGAACTGTTCGGCGCACCCGACATCGACGCCCGCGCCGTCATCGCCGAGATGCAAGCCTTCGCCCCGCAATGGCTGGGGGGCTGCGCGCTCCGAGAGATTTCGTTCGAGCCGACCTTCCACAAGCATGTCGGCAAGCTCTGTCACGGGGTCCACATCCACCCCGAAGGCGCCTTCTACGAACATGACGCGTTCAAGCCCTGGCGCCTGCAGGCGTTGGCCTTCAAGGCGATCCGTCGGCTCTATCCCGATTACGAACTGTGGCGCGATTTCCCCTACGAATATGAGTTCGGGAAGCTTCCGATCGACGTGATCAACGGCTCACCGCTGCTCAGGGAATGGGTCGACGATGCGGACGCGATGGCGGCCGATCTCGATGCGCTGACCGTCCCCGACGAACAAGCCTGGGCAGAGGAACGGCGTCCTTATCTGCTCTACTGA
- a CDS encoding DOMON-like domain-containing protein, translating into MRSRSGRLELLYRVTGDVAALRLPPLSASVRADDLWQHSCFEAFVRPGDAEAYHEFNFAPSTEWAAYSFAGYRAGRTDAPIAPPEIEVEGADGFVLRATLDLPDLDGAPWHLNLTAVIEQRDGTKSYWALAHSPGDPDFHNGDCFALTLPPAS; encoded by the coding sequence GTGCGCTCCCGCTCCGGCAGACTGGAACTGCTGTACCGCGTCACGGGCGACGTCGCCGCCCTGCGCCTCCCGCCGCTATCCGCCTCTGTTCGCGCCGACGATCTTTGGCAGCATAGCTGTTTCGAAGCGTTCGTCCGGCCCGGCGACGCGGAGGCCTATCACGAGTTCAACTTCGCCCCGTCGACGGAGTGGGCCGCCTACAGCTTCGCCGGCTATCGCGCCGGGCGAACCGACGCGCCGATCGCCCCGCCCGAGATCGAGGTCGAGGGGGCCGACGGTTTCGTGCTTCGGGCCACGCTCGACCTTCCCGATCTGGACGGCGCACCCTGGCATCTGAACCTCACCGCGGTGATCGAGCAAAGAGACGGCACCAAATCCTATTGGGCGCTCGCCCATTCGCCGGGCGACCCCGATTTCCACAACGGGGATTGCTTTGCCCTCACACTCCCGCCAGCAAGCTAG
- the tyrS gene encoding tyrosine--tRNA ligase produces the protein MTEYKSDLLRLLDERGYIHQVTDAEGLDAMAAKQIVPGYIGFDPTAPSLHVGSLVQIMMLRRLQQAGHKPIVLMGGGTGKIGDPSFKDESRKLLTDEVIAGNVASIKRVFERFLTFGDGPTDAVMLDNAEWLDALEYIPFLRDIGQHFSVNRMLSFDSVKLRLDREQSLSFLEFNYMILQAYDFLELSRRAACRLQIGGSDQWGNIVNGVELARRVDSTQVYGVTTPLITTADGGKMGKTAAGAVWLNADALAPYDYWQFWRNTQDADVGRFMRLFTDLPLDEIARLEALPGSEINDAKKVLADEATAMAHGRAAAVEAAETARRTFEEGAAGGALPTLTVTGDGLGIVQALTVIGFAASNGEARRKIAEGAVRLNGVVISDPAFTITLESDEPLKLSLGKKKHGVLTR, from the coding sequence ATGACCGAATACAAATCCGATCTCCTTCGCCTGCTCGACGAGCGCGGCTACATCCACCAGGTCACCGATGCCGAGGGCCTCGATGCCATGGCGGCCAAGCAGATCGTGCCCGGCTATATCGGCTTCGATCCGACCGCGCCCTCGCTCCATGTCGGCAGCCTGGTGCAGATCATGATGCTCCGCAGGCTCCAGCAGGCCGGCCATAAGCCGATCGTGCTGATGGGCGGCGGCACCGGCAAGATCGGCGATCCGAGCTTCAAGGACGAATCCCGCAAGCTGCTGACCGACGAGGTGATTGCCGGCAACGTCGCCTCGATCAAGCGTGTGTTCGAGCGCTTCCTGACCTTCGGCGACGGACCGACCGACGCGGTCATGCTCGACAATGCCGAGTGGCTCGATGCCCTCGAATATATCCCGTTCCTGCGCGACATCGGCCAACATTTCTCTGTGAACCGCATGCTGAGCTTCGACAGCGTCAAGCTGCGGCTCGACCGCGAGCAGTCTTTGTCCTTCCTCGAATTCAACTACATGATCCTGCAGGCCTACGACTTCCTCGAGCTTTCGCGCCGCGCCGCATGCCGGCTGCAGATCGGCGGCTCGGATCAGTGGGGCAATATCGTCAACGGCGTCGAGCTGGCCCGGCGGGTCGATTCGACCCAGGTCTACGGCGTCACCACGCCGCTCATCACCACCGCCGACGGCGGCAAGATGGGCAAGACGGCGGCCGGCGCGGTCTGGCTCAACGCCGACGCGCTCGCCCCCTACGATTACTGGCAGTTCTGGCGAAACACCCAGGATGCCGATGTCGGCCGCTTCATGCGCCTGTTCACCGATCTGCCTCTGGACGAGATCGCGCGCCTCGAGGCGCTTCCGGGCAGCGAGATCAACGACGCCAAAAAGGTGCTGGCCGACGAGGCGACGGCGATGGCGCACGGCCGCGCCGCCGCCGTGGAGGCCGCCGAGACGGCGCGCCGCACGTTCGAGGAAGGCGCCGCCGGCGGAGCCCTGCCGACGCTGACCGTGACCGGCGACGGGCTCGGCATCGTCCAGGCCCTCACCGTGATCGGCTTCGCGGCGTCCAACGGCGAAGCGCGCCGCAAGATCGCCGAAGGCGCGGTGCGCTTGAACGGCGTCGTGATCAGCGACCCCGCCTTCACGATCACGCTGGAGAGCGACGAGCCGCTGAAGCTCAGCCTCGGCAAGAAGAAGCACGGCGTCCTGACGCGCTAG